The segment GACCTCTTGTGGAAAGTCAGGTCTCTTCTGGACAAAGTAAGGCAAGGATGTCTAAAAGAGCCTAGAACAGGAAAATTGTCCATTGATGAGCAAATGATTCCATTTACTGGTTGCTGCCCAATTCGCCAGTATGTACACGCCAAACCATACCCTACTGGATCAAAGGTGTTTGTCTTGGCCACACCAATTGGCATGGTCTTAGATTTTGTGGTTTATGAGGGTAAGACCACCTTAAGAGTCACAGGAGGATGGGGCATTGGAAAACAAGCTCTCCTTCATTTGCCAGAGACCGTTCCCAGAGGAACCCACCTGTTTTGGAAAGGTTCTTTACAACTTTCAATCCCCTGGACACCCTGATGGAGAAAAGGTTGGCAGGTACTGGAACTCTCATGAAGAACAAAATTCCAAAGGAGTGCATCACTATAAGCCAGTGGTCATGACATCCTCCACCTTTTCTTTGGAATTTATGTACagtaattattacaattatgaTTCAGTTTTATATGTACCGTGTTCTGATGTCCACTGTAGTGGAcacattatatatttaaaataaaaacatttttaaaaaatacaattttttttttaagtatgctTACTGACTTCCAGACAATGTgggaaattaaaaaaacaaagaattggGAGACATTTTTCCCCCTGGTAGTCAGGAGgatatacacatttattagtTTTTCCCTCTTATAAAACACAAATCACAATACAAAGTGTTCTTATATAGAGAATTTAGCTAAGATAAATGATTAACAGTTTCTTAATTTTTTgaatttattaatcattttcaGTTTAGTAGAAATGCTTTGGTCATTACTACTAAAATCATTTCAATTCAGATTAATAACTTACCATTATTcgttatttcttattttataattttttttctgtattgtgATCATTCTCAAAAATCCAATCTCACATATtctaaacattaaacactttgATTTGGTACATTACAGCCAAATAGTGTTTCCAGTTTCCACTGTTTCAGTAGCTCTGGTTCAAGAAGTAAATGTCTCATACATTTAATAGACATTACAGTGTCAAATAAACCAACCGGCAGCTACAACAGAAATCACagctttataataattatttattttattaattttcactAGCTGCTTCTTGTGTGGCCAGAGCAAATACTTAAGTACTGCACTTAATAAATGTTTCAGTTTCCTTTCCAACAAATAAGATTTTAAGTTTGtgtactattatcattattgtgtGGGATCTCAAATGTTTTACATATAATGTTGATATTGTTTTATACAATATTGTTTAAGTTTTCCCAATTTTTAGATCTCCTTGGATTTTACTTACTTATGGATCCaaattgcatttacatttgtggcatttagcagatgctttcatccagaatggcttacaattatgactgaatacagttagagcaattgagggttaagggccttgctcagagccCAGCTGTGGTAACTTGACatcagtggggcttgaactggcaacattctgattactagtgcagtaccttaaccgttgaGCTATTCCTGCACCTTTTTACACTGTTAATGTCTGACTAACAGACATGAATTAgactaatataaatataataaaacatggttttaaatgtggATAAAATTTTTACAACCCTAGCTAGCGAAGGTGAGTAGTAAATGCAGGCTCCTGGGAGTGTGTCTTTAATGTGTCTGACGACACATTAAACAacgtttttttttgttcagcATATTTAGTTAGTCCTTGTAATGCACTGTTCATTCAGAATGCTGAACTAGTTCTGCTTACAGTGTTAATGTTCATCCTACTGTCCTACATTACTgccttgttttatatttaaatttagttttatatttaaataaaaagctttttggTTAACCCTTACCCAGTGCTTCTGTCCGAAGCAACCTAATACAGTCCAAACAATTGacggttaagggctttgcttactggcccaacagtggcaacctggcattggtgggctTGAAACAGTGACCCTAAGATTACAattccttaaccactgagctatcactgccctagaTATGCATGGGGACATGCCTAGTTTTAACCTGATTGGTTTAGTAACAAAGTTGCTACCAAACCAGTTTAGTAATACTTCCAGTATAAAGGTCAATAAAATTGGACGGCATCATTATTCAGCTTTATATGGTGCTAAGAAGTTTGCAATCAGTTGATTGCAGCAACATCCCTGATTTAGCTTGGATATTCTCCAGggtgtaaaaacaaatacagtttGACCACTGTAAAAGCATAAACCATTGTTTATGGCTAATGCAAGTCTTGTCAGGTTGcttcaacaacaacaaaaaagatgccacatgattaaaatgattaacatttttatttagtatACCTTACCCTACATTCAGACTGGAAACAATGCGACGTGACGAAGCAACCAGCTGTTATTCATTTTCGATTTCCAGCTACAGGAGGCAGCGCGAACATTGGAGACACGAAAAAGTAGAGCAAAATTAAACTATGCAAATTAGGAGTGAAGCGATGTGGAGATTACCAATAGGAATTGAGTAAATTAAATTTATAGATGAGCGATTTCCCTCagggattttttatttttagctggAACACATCTGATTTGTGGTAAAAACTGGATGGGAGGGAATCTGATGTGTATCTGATTAGTATCTGATGTGTATTTGATTTGTGGTCAGATGCATAATGTCTCACACATTCATATTATTATGCAATAAGCACAAAGTGTGCAAACACTTGCATTTATCTCTTATTGGTGTTTGACTCACCTCCTCCTTTACCGTTCATCCATGGCTTGTGCACACAAACCATCATGCTTTGCGCTGAGAATGACAGTGCTGAGTAAACCAGCTGATTCAGGAGAGTCAGCTGAAGGGTGCTCAGTAGACAGGCACTAGAAACTCTTATTGGTTATTGGTAATGAGCTTAATCCACATTTAACATGCACATAGCTGGCACAGTCAATTGTTTACTTACttgtttacttacttactgtcaGCATTATTTAAACTGCGTAGCAAAATGATCACAGCTCTTACATCAAACTGCAACCACTTCATATCACTCCGGGATCACTTTTGAGTACATAGATTCTCGCACTATTCTCTGGTATTAGTGCAGGCGACttcgaccagccagcaaaggctgCACATGTCAGTCTTTTCCGTGTAGGTGCCCGGCTGGTTGATAGTAGAGCTGAGTAGCTGCAGATCTCTTCCACacctcagcaccactgagaGAAATCCAGTGCTGGGCTAAAATCTGACTCGGACATTCAGCACCCTCAGTGCCATGTATGGTCCTTCCTGAGAAAGTGCACTGTGCtagtaatcagattaaactcTTTGGCATAAAAATTTTTTGACTGGTTGGCATAAGGTTGTCAGTTAACGGTTAACCATTGATTTATGACAGTCATTATTGCTTAATTGATTTTGGCAAATGTACAATGTCATTGTACACAAACATATGAAACATTTTAACTTCCAGCTGAGGCAACAAAGCATAATAGCTTCAAGTTTTTATTAGAGATGTTAACAATTAACCAGTTAGTTTTTAGTTATCTGTGGAGCTGTAAATGCTGCacaatttttctttattattttgagTAATGAAGTGCAGATTGAATTACTTTCTGAATCTATTaaaaagagttttttttttcgaAAGTGATTATAATTGTGACTGATACAAGTgggggttaaggtccttgctcagatcccaacattggcaacttggcagaGGTTGAATTTTAAGCACCAACCTTCTAATTGCTAGTCtggtactttaaccactaatcTGCCCCTGCCACCGCCACAGCAATAATTAGCGATGGGTAGCAATAGGTGTGGATAAACTAGCCAAACCTGGTAAACAGAAGGcatttctacatacttttgactttgtgtatttgtgtgtagcggtagcacagtggttaaggtattggaccagTAATCTaagggttgctggtttaagccccaaattgccacttttgggcaactgagcaaggcccttaacccttaactgctCAAGGAtagtgttcagtcataattgtaagttgctttggataaaagcatctgctaaatgctgaaaatgtaaatgcctcTTATGGGTTGAAATTCTAGGGCAGTGTGTGAAAGTGTAAGGCGGAAAGGCTTTGATCAGTGTGCATTGACTGCTTGTAGTAAAAGGCAGCAATAGGAAGCAACTGAAGAGAGTGAGTCagctgatgaatcatgggtaattaTTCCTCTAATCACTGTGCTGTGCTTTCGAGGTCATCATAACAAGGGTAGGACTTCTAAGTCCTGGAAGGTGGTAGACTAAACCTTTTGGAAACAACACGCTTCTCATTTACTCTTTTAAGGccgtttttattcttttatgttttacattttgtttaactgatttattaagacattcatatgaaattaaaataatcCATTTGAAAGGTTTTTCAGCAGCAGCACTGAAGCTACGTAACAACTTTCTACCAcaaataatgttttacacaaaTAAGGTTGTACAGCCAAAACCAACAATcaaggtacactatatggccaaaagtatttggacacctgaccatgtaggacatcccatttcaaaaacaaatggtattaaaatagggTGGACTTACACCCTGCACACATAAATATAAGTGAGTTATTTGGCTAAAAGTTTGTATACAGGGACATTGTGCATTTCAACATCCAGCGGAGGCAACAAAGCTTAATAGCCTTGAGAAAATATAATTGCTTTATAGTTTTACATTTACCAAACGCAGAAATGTCCTGATATAAAATCCAATTTAATTGTCTATAAGTGGCCAGTTTTAATCATAAatcaattaatttattaatttcaaTGCTTGAACTCTGTTAGGAGTGTGGATCCATGTttacttaagcaatagaacacgagagggagtgtgttatcgcgaataacatcacggctgtgatttggtcgcaggcacgagccgaaggctcagcactgtgtacggagagacacaccctgacacacCCAGACCCTACCTGGctaaatatcccacccctatatgaacaacaggccaatcgttgttcatgtgaccgcttagcccagccggcaggcagagccgagactcgacatgatgtattcgagatcccagctctggtgttccagcgtgtgttcttACCACTGCATCACCTGAGCAGCAGTTAAAACATTTTTGACAGCATTGACATCACTATAGTTGACATTACACGCATTACAGCATTAAATACTTAAGCGGTTTGTATCAGACGATGTATCGAATCCAATCAACCTTTCTAGAAACCTGAGTTTCTAGAAATATCTTGGAGCTGTCCAGTTTacagtaattaaattaaataactaaattaaatGCTACCGCTATGATTCAGGGTTTAATTTGTTTtgctatttatatattataacttTTGGCATGCCACAGTACTCTTGAAAACAGAAGATGTCCAACTAAATATTCATCACAAATTTGACCTAGTGCTGAATATCTCATGCTTAACATTTTCTTTTCTCATGATGTAGAAGGAAATGAAAGGAGCCGTGGTCTGTTGCAGTATTGATCAGTCTTTTACTTAAACCACTAATTAACCTAAGTGGCTTTAGTGTTTCAATCTCATAATGACGTCCACTATATTGCAGCTGAAAGCTTTAGCTGCTTTTTTATTCAAATTGATCATGCTCATTATTTGAAGCCTTTAAACGACAAATAAAAATTTGTTACAGATTTTGCAGACAACTAATAAGCCTAAAAACAATAACTCAACTGTGTGCTTTCCTTCAATTGTGTTGCTGTTTGATTCGATTTGCTGCTTTTCTggattgtttattttaatatctgTTGTTGAAAACGGGCGGTTGGCTTTATTGTGTGGAGTATGTTGGTGTGAGAAACAGTAAATGGATTTTCATTAGATACTTTGtagaaataatgaaaatgaatagaaacagcataatacagtGAACACGGAACAGCGACATGAACAGtcagcagaaccagttcagcccTCTAAATCTAGATTTTCACACAGTCAGTCAGGAGTAAACAGTTCATTCCAATCACTAattaaacatgctaatcaaaTAATAGACGCAGCTGGTGTATTAAGCTTTTTTTGACAACATTAAGGTCAGTATTGTAAGATGATACAGTATCTactataatgtttattttttattaatctcTAATAATGGGGCatcatggtggcttagtgggtagcactgtctcttcatggcgagaaggtcctgggttcaattcccagggtggagcggtccgggtcctttctatgtggagattgcatgttctccccgtgtctgcatgggtttcctttaggcgctcaggtttcctcccaaagtccataGACGTGTTAGGTGAGTTGGAGATTATAAATATTGCCCAggatggtgtttgacattgagcGTAAaattgatgaatcatgtgtaactacctgtcctgtcacgtCTGTTACCAAAGTGTATAACATGATCTTAAAATccaaattcataaataaataaataattctacaaaattgatttgcatatttaagatgcagtcagtttaaTGCATAATAGTTCTGTAGTgtctggtttaaaaaaaatcaatacataGTACATACTCCTTattttccttcgggattaataaagtgtctgtctgtctgtccgtctgtctgtccatccatccattcatccataaaGTTTTCCTGTTCAGGTTAGTCCTGTAGCACTGGAAACAGAACTGGTATAtgcacactgagggtgggtgagggtgAGTCTCAAATCAGTGCTCTTTACAACTTGTGCCAATTTTTGTTCCGTAGCATTAATCAAAGTCTGTCAGTTATTAGTTTACAGGTTAATCGTTACCATGCCTATGGAAatgtttcattttctttaaccaCTTTATCAACCTGTTTCCTTGAAAACACCAGCAAGGCAGAAAAACCGTGGACAGTGTGGCAGCCCATCACATGGCCTCAGCCATCTTTTCTTGTCAACCAGAGCCAATCATGTTTTTGTAAATGCCCAATAGATTTTAGTCACATGAGCACTACCTGCCTACACACATTGGCTTTAAAATCACTTAAATTGAACAATGACTGTCATTCCTAGAAGTCAGCGAACATTGTGATGGCATTCATATTGCAATACCCAAAAGCCCCTCACACGCCATGATTAGTCGATCATGGACACGCTTAACATGCAGTCTGCTTCTGATCATTACCATCAGCACCATAGCAACAGTCTGAGAACGAGAAGCAGCTTGCTTAGAGACAGTAGTGCATGGTGCTGAAACAGCtaaaataattgcaataaatGCATTCACAGTTCGATTACAAAAAATTTCCAAAAGATTATGAAATTCATTGTACCGCTCAGAATCTGGTGTTTGTTatgacaaaaaaaatttaaacatgtcTTGTTGGTACTTTCTTGCCTAATTACAATTgaaatcaaaagtttacatacatccAGTCTAAAGGCTTTCAAACCCAGagttcgtaattgcatcagttatgaagaatcccctccgacagccaatcgttgttcgtgtagatGTCCAGAGTGTCGAACCGTTGAACTGTTTACTGCTGCATCACCTGAATGCATCACAGCTTTTATTAACTGTATCAGATTTTCAAAGGGTCAGAGGTTAACAAACATCAAGTTGACTGTTTCTTGAAAGAGTATAAAAGGCATTTAAGACCTCATGTAACACCTCTTAGAAGCCTTTAAAAGTTCATTATTAAACTTTTGACTGTACTGTATTTAAAGACCTTTACAGCCAGTACATCTAGTCTCTTAACTGCGTGCTACAAAGCACAAATCTACAAGTGGATCTTTCTTATCGACTCTTATGGGGTAGTTTTCTAAGATAAATGAATACCTGTATTAAACGTGTATTGTAAAGTGGCCACTGTTCTTATTATAGTCTGTTTCTTACAGATTGTTGAAGACGTGAATTGCCATGACTGAACAACAGAGGCAGCGCACCCTCTCCACTTCTGGAGAATCCCTTTATCATGTGCTGGGTGTGGACAAGGTGGCCACCAATGATGACATCAAGAAATCTTACAGGTGATTAAGAAATGATAGTATAATAAACTCATACCCACCAGCAGGCCACCGTTTTCCTAAAGATTCTCCCAGCATTGTACCAGCATTTATTGCATTTGTCTATTTTTCTTTCTCAAAGGAAACTGGCCCTGAAATATCACCCCGACAAGAACCCTGACAATCCTGAGGCGTCAGAAAAATTTAAAGAGATCAACAATGCCCATGCCATCCTGAACGACCCCACCAAGCGGAACATTTATGACAAATATGGCTCGCTGGGGCTCTATGTAGCAGAGCAGTTTGGAGAGGAAAACGTCAACACCTACTTTGTTCTGTCCAGCTGGTGGGCCAAGGTAAgagtatattaaattaaaaaattttgggtttttttttgttttggattTTATACCACCAACAAAACACAATTTAAAGGTTTGGATACCCCTGGtcaa is part of the Trichomycterus rosablanca isolate fTriRos1 chromosome 7, fTriRos1.hap1, whole genome shotgun sequence genome and harbors:
- the dnajc5aa gene encoding dnaJ (Hsp40) homolog, subfamily C, member 5aa isoform X2, whose protein sequence is MTEQQRQRTLSTSGESLYHVLGVDKVATNDDIKKSYRKLALKYHPDKNPDNPEASEKFKEINNAHAILNDPTKRNIYDKYGSLGLYVAEQFGEENVNTYFVLSSWWAKALFVFCGLATGCYFCCCLCCCCNCCCGKCKPRPPEGQDQEFYVSPEDLEAQLQSDERG
- the dnajc5aa gene encoding dnaJ (Hsp40) homolog, subfamily C, member 5aa isoform X1, coding for MTEQQRQRTLSTSGESLYHVLGVDKVATNDDIKKSYRKLALKYHPDKNPDNPEASEKFKEINNAHAILNDPTKRNIYDKYGSLGLYVAEQFGEENVNTYFVLSSWWAKALFVFCGLATGCYFCCCLCCCCNCCCGKCKPRPPEGQDQEFYVSPEDLEAQLQSDEREAGGGEPIVLQPSATETTQLTSDGHHTTYRTDTGFN